TGACACTTGAATCTGCAACTGCAACCTTAGGATGGCGAAGTTTTGCTATGTGACACAAAAAGTGTAATTTTGTCTGCTTGAAATATTTAGATAATAGATCAGAAACAATATAATCCATACAATAATATACTCTTATGAACATCTCATTTGTAGAGAAGAACGACAATTTCGCTCGTATCGAGCTCAAGCTCACAAAACAAGACTATCAAGAAGCAGTCGAAAAAGGACTCAAGAAGATACGCCGCAATGCCAGCATCCCCGGCTTCCGTAAGGGCGCTGTACCTGCGGGCATGGTTAAGAAAATGTATGGCGATAGCGTGAAGATCGAGGAGGTGCAAAACCTTGTTTCTGAGAAGCTGTACAACTTCATCGTTGAAGAGAAGCTCAAGACCATCGGACAGACCATCGCCACTCCCGGCACTGAAACGGTAGACATCGTGAAGGCTGAGGACATGACCTTCACATTCGATCAGGCCCTCATCCCTGAGATCACAGACATCCTCGGCAAGGGCGACCACTTCACTTACTACAAGGCTACAGCAAGCGAGCAGATGATCGAAGACTCACTCCAACAGTCTCTCGAAAATGCAGGCGAACGCGTCGAAGCGGATGTTGTATCTGCCGAAGATGTCGTACGTGGTTCGATCGCCGAACTCGATGGCGACCTACCTAAGGAAGGTGGTATCCGTAGAGAAAATGGAGCGTTCATTCTTCCGGCTTACATCAAGAACGAAGAAGAGCGTGCCAAGTTTGTCGGGGCTCCTCGCAACAGCGTGGTCATCTTCTCTCCATTCAAGGCTTACGAAGGTCAAGAATCTGAGATCGCCTCTCTCCTCGGCATCGAGAAAAACCAAGTAGCTGCCCTCGAAGGTGTAGACTTCAGCTTCGAGATCAATACCATCAACCACCACCAGAAGGCTGAGATGAACCAAGAATTCTTCGACAAGGTCTTTGGCGAAGGTGAAGTGAAGAGCGAAACAGAAGCTCGTGCCAAGATCAAGGAATTCCTCGAAACACGCACCGAAGCTGACTCCAACTTCAAGCTCCTCAGCGATGTCAAGGAATACATCAGAGCAAACAAGATCGCAAACATCAACCTCCACGAAGATACCATCAAGGCTTGGTGGACAAGTACCGATGCCGTCAAGGAGCAGTCCGAGGAGCAAATCAATGAGATCTTCCCACGCCTCATCGAAGATCTTAAGGTGGATCTATACATGGAAGCCCTTGTGGAGAAGTACGAAGTGAAGGTCGAAGCTCATGAGGTAGAAGAGTTCGCAAAGGAAATGACACGTATGCAGTTCCGCCAATACGGCATGAGCAATATGCCTGAAGACCTCATCGACCAGTACACCAAGAATATGCTCAAGGATGCGAACACTTACACTCGCATCAGAGAGTCTATCAAGGAGCAAAAGGTAGTTGTGAAGCTCAAGGATGATGTTACTCTTGATGAACAGACAATGACATTCGAGGAGTTCAACTCAATGCTTAATCCCATACCCGAAGCGGAAACAGAAGCTGCAGAGTAAGAACCACACAGCATAGGGACGCATAGAGCACCCCATGACTGAAGAAAACGATAGAGAGGCTGTGTCGAAGAGTTGTTTTTCGACACAGCCTCTTTTTATGTCTTGAAAAAAGAAAAAGGAGACTCAAAACCAAAACACTTCACCTCCAGCCCTTCATCTCAATCGCCGTCAAGCAAAGGAAAGGCTTTGAAAATTTTGTCGTAAATTGCGGTGTATTTATGCACCCATTCAGGCCCCAATATATTATGATGATAAGACTACTCACACTGTTTTTGTCACTCTTTTGCTCAGCCGCATTGTATGGGCAGACACCGGCACAGAAGAAGCTGATCGAAGAGGTCAACAAGCATTATGAAGCGACAAGGCGGCTCGTCACAGAGATCGACAAGGAGAGAGAACACCCAGAGCCGATCGACATCGATGGCAGACGATATGATGTCTTCATCCTTGACGACATAAGTCTATCACACCTCCATGGACCTTATCCCAAACTCAATGTGCGCCTTTACTTCGAGCTCTTGGGAGAGGAGAGCAAATCCCCCTACAAGTTTCTCATGGCCACGGTATCGAAAAAGGACGTACCCATGCATTCTCTATACCAAGAGTATCTTTTCGTGAACGGAGAGCTCTGTTTTGCTTATGATCACGAGGATTGTTGTGGAGAGACCTTGAAATACTATAAGAGCAAGGAGGACGAATATATCTATTCCGAAGATCCCGACGAAGAAATCAGTCCGGAAAGCATAGACTCCTTCAACCAAAATGCACGAAAACTCTCCAAGCTATTCGGAGCCATGGTGGGTATGTCAGAATTTGGAATCTAACGACAGACAGACATGAAGAAGTACTTATCGGCCCTCGGTGCTTTTGTCCTTACAAGCATCACGGCATGCACTCAGAAACCTCACGAAAGTATCACCATCCAGACTTCCAGATCCGATGGCTCTGTGCTCTTCTTGGGCATAGACTCAGAAGACCGAAATCAGATATGGATCGACCTCAACGCGAACGACACGAAGGATGAGGGTGAAGAGTTGATAACGTTCTACAACGGTACTACCAACGCTGCAGAAGGCAAAGAGAATGAGAAGGCCTTAGGCAAATATGTCGTGGCGGCACAGAAAATCACCATCCACGGTCCGGTGACAACATTTGTATGCACAAGTGCAGGGATTACGGAGGTCGATCTCTCTAAGGCACTCTCGTTACGGTCTCTCGTCTGCCAGTACAACCAGATCAAGAGTCTTGATCTGAGTGCGAACACTCGACTGGACACACTTGACTGCGAAGGGAACTGGCTCTCCGACATCGATCTCACCCCTATCCATGGCCTAACGTTCCTCAATATCTCCTACAACAAGTTCAAAAACCTTGATCTCACCTACAACACCAAACTATTGACCCTGCAATGTAGCGAAACCGGCCTGACAGAATTAGATCTGAGCAAAAACAAGGCACTCACTACCCTCACCGTAATAGGCAACGAATTGACCCGACTTGATCTCAGCCACAATCCGGCTCTCACAAAGCTCATCTGTATGAGAGAAAAGATACAGTCTCTGGATCTGAGGGCCAATAAAACTCTGAACTATCTTCGCTGTGATGGCTGTCCGCTAACGAGTCTCGAGTTTTCTCCTGAAGCACCCATTTCATACCTATTCATCCCCGACAATACCTTGGGACAGGAAGCCTTGAATAAACTCTTCGGCTTACTGTCCTATAACCCCGGTATCCTTTGCATCGAAGGTAATCCCGGAGCAAACACGGCAGACCGCACCATCATCATCTCCAAAGGTTGGGCAGAACTCACCAAGGAGGAATTTGCGTTCTCAGAGCTCTGATATCCGGGTTCATCAAAAAAACAGATTGATCTCATAACGCAAAAAAGAGGGCAGCACCCCAAACCGGGATACTGCCCTCTCTCGTGATTTAATCCTGAAGATTACTTGCAAGCGATCACTTCGATCTCCACAAGACCATTCTTTGGGAGGGTCTTCACTGCCACTGCACTGCGGGCAGGAAATGGAGCTGTGAAGTACTTGCCATAGATCTCATTTACCTTGGCGAAGTCGCCCATGTCTGCAAGGAAAACGGTAGCCTTGATGACATCACCGAAGTCGAGCCCTGCTTCTGTAAGAAGAGCCTTGATGTTTGCAAATACTTGTTCGCACTGTGCTTCAACACAAGTATCCGAAACGAAGTTACCGGTTTTAGGGTCGATCCCGAGCTGTCCTGAGAAGAAGTACATGTTACCGGCCTTGACGCCTTGTGAGTATGGGCCGATCGCTGCAGGAGCATTTGAAGTGTTGATGATTTCTTTCATAATGATGATTGTTTTTATTTGGGATGAAAAACTATTGTTGGTTGTTGTGAACTTCAGGGAAGATTAATCTCTGCGTTGCTTGACCGCCTCATAAATGAGGACTCCGGCCGCAACAGAGACATTGAGTGAGCCTATATCACCGAACAAAGGGATACGTACGAGTTCGTCACATTTGGTGAGCGAAGCTGGCGAAAGCCCTGTGTCTTCGGCCCCAAGGACAAGAGCCAAAGGCCCTTTGTAATTGCCGTCATAGTGAAGCCCCGATGCTTTCTCTGTCGCCCCGACGAGACGCACGCCCGAATCCTTGAGATACCCTATGGCACCTTCGATGGAGCGTTCGCGACAGACTGCGATACGAGAGAGTGCTCCGGCAGAAGTCTTGATGGCATCACCCGTAACTGAAACCGAATTTTGCTCAAATACGACGATGGCATCTACACCTGTACACTCACAAGTTCGGGCTATGGCTCCGAAGTTACGCACATCCG
This is a stretch of genomic DNA from Porphyromonas cangingivalis. It encodes these proteins:
- a CDS encoding trigger factor, encoding MNISFVEKNDNFARIELKLTKQDYQEAVEKGLKKIRRNASIPGFRKGAVPAGMVKKMYGDSVKIEEVQNLVSEKLYNFIVEEKLKTIGQTIATPGTETVDIVKAEDMTFTFDQALIPEITDILGKGDHFTYYKATASEQMIEDSLQQSLENAGERVEADVVSAEDVVRGSIAELDGDLPKEGGIRRENGAFILPAYIKNEEERAKFVGAPRNSVVIFSPFKAYEGQESEIASLLGIEKNQVAALEGVDFSFEINTINHHQKAEMNQEFFDKVFGEGEVKSETEARAKIKEFLETRTEADSNFKLLSDVKEYIRANKIANINLHEDTIKAWWTSTDAVKEQSEEQINEIFPRLIEDLKVDLYMEALVEKYEVKVEAHEVEEFAKEMTRMQFRQYGMSNMPEDLIDQYTKNMLKDANTYTRIRESIKEQKVVVKLKDDVTLDEQTMTFEEFNSMLNPIPEAETEAAE
- a CDS encoding RidA family protein, encoding MKEIINTSNAPAAIGPYSQGVKAGNMYFFSGQLGIDPKTGNFVSDTCVEAQCEQVFANIKALLTEAGLDFGDVIKATVFLADMGDFAKVNEIYGKYFTAPFPARSAVAVKTLPKNGLVEIEVIACK
- the rlmB gene encoding 23S rRNA (guanosine(2251)-2'-O)-methyltransferase RlmB encodes the protein MKDNEMIFGIRAVIEALEAGEEIDKIFLKRESNSALMNELTTALGTRRVPIRRVPVEKLNRLTRKNHQGVIAYKAATTYYHLDQVIPALYEAGRDPFIVILDGITDVRNFGAIARTCECTGVDAIVVFEQNSVSVTGDAIKTSAGALSRIAVCRERSIEGAIGYLKDSGVRLVGATEKASGLHYDGNYKGPLALVLGAEDTGLSPASLTKCDELVRIPLFGDIGSLNVSVAAGVLIYEAVKQRRD